The genomic interval CGCGCACGACGGTGAAGAAGGTGGCGTCATCGTCGATGTCCAGGAGCTCCTTCTTCGCCCTCCGCCGGATCCGGAGCCTCAACCCGCACGCGCCCTCTTGAGCCGGGCCAGGCGCACCTCGATCTCCCGGATCGGGAACGCGTCGGCCGGCTGCCGGCGGCGGTTACGCACGAGCGTATAGTCGGGGTCACCGGGACGGATCCGTTCGGCGCGGGAGGCCTCGAAGAACGCCTTGAGGGCCCGATCGAGCAGCTCCCGCGCGGCGGCCGCCCGAGATGGCTTCCGCGTGGCGAAGCGGTAGTCGTCGAGACGTTCCAGCAGCTCCTTCGGCGCCTTGATGTTCAGGAAAGGGCCTTCGCTCATGAGCACGTCCTCCTCGGCTTAACTGCCGAGCCGGAGGGTAGCGCGGCGGTTGCGGCAATACAAGCCTTACCGGTTGTCGGCCCGGCTCGCCTTCCGGTAGAGGAACCTGAGCGCTGCGGTCGACGCCCGCCGTCACATCGGCGGCCACTCCTCGGGTGGGTGCCTCCGATCCCTCGACGCGTCAGTCGGGGCGGAGGCCCATCTGGCGGCGCACCTGCCGGTTCAGCTCGGCCTTCGGATCGGCCAGGCCGTCGAGGACGACGGTGAGGTGGTTGGCGCCGGGCATGACGAACACGTCGGCGGCGAGGCCGGCGGCGCGGCAGGCGGCGGCATACTCGGCGGTCTGATCGAGGAACTCCCGGGTCTCGGCGCCGCCCACGGCCACGATCAGCGGCCCGGCGGCCTCCGGGACCCGGTGGATCGGGCTCAGGGCTGCCACCTCCTCGCGGGTCAGACCGAGCGAGTCGTTCTGAGCGCTCAGGAAGACGGGCTCCAGGTCGAAGACGCCGCTGATGGCGCAGCCGCCCTTGAGCACGTCGGCGGGGAGGCCCTGACCGGGCGGCCACGCCCGGTCCATCAGGAGGGCGACCAGGTGCCCCCCGGCCGAGTTTCCGGAGACGAACAGGCGGTCGGCGTCCCCGCCGAACTCGGCCGCGTGCCGGAAGACCCAGCCGACGGCGGCCTGGCACCGGGCCACGATCGTCCCGAGCCGCACCTCGGGAATCAGCGGATAGTCGAGCACGACCGTCGCCGCGCCGAACGGCGCGAACCCGGCCGCCACGAAGCTGAAGGTCGCCGCGTCGAGGGACCGCCAGAAGCCGCCGTGGATGAAGACGTGCACGGGCGCCGGATCGGCCCCATTGGCCGCGGGGAAGATGTCCAGCGTGGCCCCCGGGGTATCGGCATACGGCACCCCGAGCCGGCCCGGGAGCGCGGCCCGGGCGGCCGCCGCGGCCTGCCGGCGCCGCGCCATCACCCCCTCGAGGTCGGTCACACCGTCGAGCGTGAACTGCGCGTCCAGCTCGGACCGGGAGTAGCGCCGGTAGACGATCGCCGCCAGGGACCGCTCCTCAGCTCTTGACCCCGGCGCCGAAGACGTAGATGATCTGGTCCCCCTTGGGCTTCCAGTTCACGACGCGGTCACGAACGCCGTACACGTCGTCCTGCTGGTGCAGGAAGATCCAGGGCGCGTCGTCGACGATCTGCTTCCCCAGCTCCTTGTAGAGCGCGATCCGTTCCTTCTCGTTCATCTCCTGGGCCACCTGGTCGAGCAAGCTGTCCACCCGGGGGTTGGCGTAATGGAGCCACGGGATCCCCTTGATCTTCGAGCTGAAGCAGGTCGAGAGGATCTGGTAGGTGTCGGTGTTGTTCTGCATGAGCAGGAATCCGTCCGCGCGCTTCTCCTGCAGCTCCTTGATGACGGCGCCCCACTCGAGCGGGCTCACCTCCATCTCGACGCCGATCCGCCGCAGATCGCCCGCGGCCGCCTCGGCCACCTGCCGATCGTTCAGATAGCGGCCGTTCGGCGTGATGAGGGTGAACTTGAAGCCCTTGGCGTGCCCGGCCTCGGCCAGGAGCTGCTTGGCCCGGTCCGGGTTGTAGGGATAGGGCGGCGGCGCGGCCGGATCGAACCCTTCGTTGGCGGTCGCGAAGGGCCCGTTGAGCGGGCGAGCGGCGCCGCCGTAGAGACCCGTGATGATCTTCTCCTTGTTGACGGCGTAGTTGATGGCCTGGCGGACCCGCTTGTCGGCCAGCGGCCCCTTCGACGCATTCAGGATCAGGAGCATGATCCCGAGGCCCGCCGTGCGCGCCACCTGCATGCCGCCGCCCGAGACCGCCGAGACCTGAGCCGGTGGGACGTTGGCGATGAGGTCGGCGTCTCCGGTGCGGAGGGCCGTCACCCGCGCGGCCGGCTCCGTGATGGTGCGCCAGACGATCCGCTCCACCCACGGCCCGCCCGTCCAGTGCCGGTCGACCGCCTGGACGACGAGCCGCTCCCCGGCGACCCACTCGACGAACCGGTACGGACCCGTCCCGATCGGCTTCCGGGCGAACTCCTCCCCCGTTTCCCGCATCGCCTTGGGCGAGGCGATCAGGAGGAAGTCGGTGAGATTGGCGATGAGGCTGGGGTATGGAAGCGCCGTGTGAAGCCGCACCGTGTAGGGGTCCACGACCTCCACCCGCTCGACCGGCTTCAGGTTGGCGGCATAGATGTTCCGCGTCTTGGGATCCACGAAGCGCTCGATCGAGAACTTGACGGCCTCGGCGGTGAACTTCTCGCCGTTGTGGAACACGGCGTCGTCCCGGAGCTTGAACTCCCAGGTCCGCGGGTTGATCATGGCGTACGATTTGGCCAGCCAGGGCTGGACCTTGAGGTCCTGATCGCGAATCAGGAGACTCTCGAGGAAGCTGCGCATCACGCCGCGGCCGGCCGTGCCCTGGGTCTGGTGCGGGTCGAGGCTGGTGACGTCGGCCCCCTGCGCGATCGTCAGGGTCCCGGTCGCCTTGGCCATCGCCGAGCCGGGGGCCCAGGCCCATCCGCCGGCGACGCCCATCCCCGCGAGTCCGGCCCGCCGCAGGAACTCCCGCCGCGGCAGGCCCGGCCGGTTCACGCGCGGCTCACGCCCTTCCCTCTCCATGGATGCCTCCTCCGTACGCCGGAGGGGGTGTTCCGACACCCCCTCCGAGCTAAGACACCAGCCGCCCGCCGTCGATCACCAGCGCATGCCCGGTCATGAACGCGGACTCGTCGCTGGCCAGGTAGACCACGGCCCAGGCGACGTCCTCCGGCGTGCCGATGCGCCCGACCAGGAGCTGGTTCAGGTGCCACTCGCGACGGACCGGGTCGGCCAGCGCCGGGGCGCTGGCCGGGGTATCGATCAGGCCCGGACAGATGCAGTTCGAGCGGATGCCCTGCCGTCCATAGTCGAGGGCGACCGACTTCGTCAGCTGGACCACGCCCCCCTTGGCGGCGATGTAGGCGGCGAATCGCAGCGAGGCCACCAGGCCCGAGGTCGACGCCGTGTTGATGATCGAGCCCCCGCCGCCGCGGATCATCACCGGGATGGCATATTTGCAACCGAGGAACACGCCCTTGAGCGTGACGGCGAGCGTCCGGTCCCAGTCGCCCTCCTCCGTCTCGACGACCGGGGTCTCCAGCTTGGCCCAGTAGGCATTGTTGTGCAAGACGTCCAGTCGCCCGAAGTGCTCCACCGCCGTCTCGGTCATGTGCCGGACGTCTTCCGCCCGGGCGACGTCCGTGCGGACGAACACGGCCGGATGGCCGTCCTCGCGGATGAGTCGCACCGTGTCCTGGCCCGTCTCGGGATCGATGTCGGCCACGACCACCGAGGCCCCCTCCCGGGCGAGCAGGCGCGCGGCGGCGCGGCCGATGCCGGATCCGGCCCCGGTGACGATGGCGACCTTTCCCTCGACGCGCCTCATGCCAGATCGTGCGAGGGGGCCTCGACGGCCCCCTCCCAAACCTCCCCCAAGAGCGAGTGGCGCGGGCGAAGCCCGCGCTCGGAGCGGAACAGCAACCCGCGCAGCCGGACAAGCCGTGGCGCCCGCTTGGTCCAGACAGGCGCCGGCCCCAATTATCGCCGCCCTGACGCCGCCGCCAAGGGGCGATTTTCCGCGCGTCAGGTCGACCGCCCCCACCCGGCGCCGGCGGTGTGCCACGCCTCGCCGAGCAGGTTGATGCCGAACACGGTCCAGGCGATGGCGACTCCCGGGAACACCGCGTTCCACCAGGCGATGCGGAAGACG from Candidatus Methylomirabilota bacterium carries:
- a CDS encoding alpha/beta hydrolase, producing the protein MTDLEGVMARRRQAAAAARAALPGRLGVPYADTPGATLDIFPAANGADPAPVHVFIHGGFWRSLDAATFSFVAAGFAPFGAATVVLDYPLIPEVRLGTIVARCQAAVGWVFRHAAEFGGDADRLFVSGNSAGGHLVALLMDRAWPPGQGLPADVLKGGCAISGVFDLEPVFLSAQNDSLGLTREEVAALSPIHRVPEAAGPLIVAVGGAETREFLDQTAEYAAACRAAGLAADVFVMPGANHLTVVLDGLADPKAELNRQVRRQMGLRPD
- a CDS encoding ABC transporter substrate-binding protein — protein: MEREGREPRVNRPGLPRREFLRRAGLAGMGVAGGWAWAPGSAMAKATGTLTIAQGADVTSLDPHQTQGTAGRGVMRSFLESLLIRDQDLKVQPWLAKSYAMINPRTWEFKLRDDAVFHNGEKFTAEAVKFSIERFVDPKTRNIYAANLKPVERVEVVDPYTVRLHTALPYPSLIANLTDFLLIASPKAMRETGEEFARKPIGTGPYRFVEWVAGERLVVQAVDRHWTGGPWVERIVWRTITEPAARVTALRTGDADLIANVPPAQVSAVSGGGMQVARTAGLGIMLLILNASKGPLADKRVRQAINYAVNKEKIITGLYGGAARPLNGPFATANEGFDPAAPPPYPYNPDRAKQLLAEAGHAKGFKFTLITPNGRYLNDRQVAEAAAGDLRRIGVEMEVSPLEWGAVIKELQEKRADGFLLMQNNTDTYQILSTCFSSKIKGIPWLHYANPRVDSLLDQVAQEMNEKERIALYKELGKQIVDDAPWIFLHQQDDVYGVRDRVVNWKPKGDQIIYVFGAGVKS
- a CDS encoding glucose 1-dehydrogenase, translating into MRRVEGKVAIVTGAGSGIGRAAARLLAREGASVVVADIDPETGQDTVRLIREDGHPAVFVRTDVARAEDVRHMTETAVEHFGRLDVLHNNAYWAKLETPVVETEEGDWDRTLAVTLKGVFLGCKYAIPVMIRGGGGSIINTASTSGLVASLRFAAYIAAKGGVVQLTKSVALDYGRQGIRSNCICPGLIDTPASAPALADPVRREWHLNQLLVGRIGTPEDVAWAVVYLASDESAFMTGHALVIDGGRLVS